The DNA sequence TCCCATGACGCTGACCGTGCACTTCATCATGGCGCTGTGGGTACTCGGCAATTTCTGCCCCGAACAAAGCGATCAGGTGCTGGGCAGCGGCGGCCTGTGTTGTATGGCCGCCAGCGAGCCCAAGGTGGGCTCCCATCCCCGGAAGATCCAAACCCGCGCGGTCCTGGATGGCGAGCGCTGGAAGCTCACCGGCACGAAGGTCTTCACCACCGGCGGGCCGCTGGCATCGCACCTGCTGGTGCTGGCTGTGTGCGGCGAATCCGGCGAGGGACGCGACCTCGGGCTGTTCCTTGTTCCCACGAGCGATCCCGGCGTGCGGGTCGAGGAGATGCCCACGCACCCGGGGCTCGAAGCCGCCCTCCACGGGGCGACCACTTTCGAGAACGCCACCGCCATCGCCCGCCTTGGCGGCACCGGCACCGCCAAGAACGGCTGGTCGCAGATCGTGCGCCCCTTCCGCCAGTGGGAGGATTCCCTGCTGCAAAGCTGGGTGGCGGGCCTTGCCTGGTACCAGACCCGCGCGGCGCTTCCCGGACTTGAGAAGCACGGCATCTCCGAGTTGCTTCGCGGCCGGCTGATCGCATGCACCGAGGCGCTCGCAACACTCGCCCGCGACGCTGCCGCGAGCCTGCTCGACGAGCAGGCGGGCGTAAGCCGCGAGTCGCTCATCGCGCGTCGCTATTCGTTCTTTGAAATGCTGCGGGCAATGGAAGCGCTGGTGAGCGAGGTTCGCGGCGCGCTCCCGGACGCGCCGCCCTCCG is a window from the Chrysiogenia bacterium genome containing:
- a CDS encoding acyl-CoA dehydrogenase family protein, with translation MSRQLDNLRQQALAFAGELADASLARPTTREQWLEVLARLNKRGWLGGGLKDLSEAGAVLEGLARGGADAGIPMTLTVHFIMALWVLGNFCPEQSDQVLGSGGLCCMAASEPKVGSHPRKIQTRAVLDGERWKLTGTKVFTTGGPLASHLLVLAVCGESGEGRDLGLFLVPTSDPGVRVEEMPTHPGLEAALHGATTFENATAIARLGGTGTAKNGWSQIVRPFRQWEDSLLQSWVAGLAWYQTRAALPGLEKHGISELLRGRLIACTEALATLARDAAASLLDEQAGVSRESLIARRYSFFEMLRAMEALVSEVRGALPDAPPSELAALQGLFNQLRFAARSRETLLAQAARLPG